The nucleotide sequence CCGGGCTCTGTTTTGACTGTTGCGCCAGCGCTTCCACTTCACGATCCATCTCTTCGTCACTGACTTCGACTTTTTCTTCATCGGCCACTTTTTCGAGCAGCAGCGAAGCCTTCAGGTCCTGAATAGCCTGCTCGCGCTGTCCCACGCGCAGGCGTTGAAAATCCATCTTCTTCATCTGTTCGGCGGTGAGCCCTTGTGCAGCCAGAGCGCGCAGGCCGCGTTCGAGACGAATATCGATCTGGCGTTCGATCAGCGAGTCGGGCACTTCAAATTCATTGCGGCGCACCAGTTCCGCGACCAGTTTGTCCTTGGCTTCGTGTTCCGCCTGATGCTTGCGCTCGGATTCCATCTGCTCGCGAATCCGTTGGCGGACTTCGTCAATGGTAGAGAACTCGCCCAGCTTCTTCACGAACTCTTCGTTGAGTTCGGGAAGTTGCTTGCTCTTCACCCCTTGCACCTTCACCGTATAGGTGAGGGTTTTGCCCGCGAGTCGTTGATCCTGCGTATCATCGGGATATTTCACATCGAACGTGCGTTCGTCGCCGACGTTCGCGCCCGTGAGATGTTCGGTGAACTCAGGCATGGTGTTCTTCCCGCCGATTTCAACCAGAACCTCATCCATGTGAACGGGCTGTCCTTCTTCTGATTTGGGCGTGCCATCGAGCGAGACTTGGGCAAAGTCGCCTTCTGCCAATGCTCGTCCTTCGATGGGATTGAAACTCGCCGCGCGCTCCTGGAGATCGGCGACAGCCTGGGCAATGTCTTCGTCAGTAACGTTGATTTCTGTTTTTTCAGCTCGCAGGTCTTTGTAGCCTTCGGCTTTGACATCGGGCAAAACTTCGAACGCCGCTTTAAAGCGCAGCGGTTCGCCATCATGCACATGCAAGTCCGTCACGCGCGGCTGGGAAACAGGATGCATACCGAGGCGCTCGGTTTCCTGCCGAAAATAACGGGGAATGAGAGCTTCGACGACGTCGGTCTTGATCTCTTCGGAAAAGCGCTGCTTGATGATGGACGCTGGCACGTGGCCAATCCGAAACCCGGGCAGACGCGCCATCTTCTGATATTTCTGGATAAGGATCTCGGTTTGGCGGGAAACCTCTTGCGCCGGAATCTCGACTTCAATCTCGCGCTTGGTGGTGCTTTCTTTCGTTGTAGTGTCTGTGGGGCTCACAATCGCCTTTCCAACGGCTCTGGGATCGTCGACAACACCGCGGCGGACTCGTACGCGCTCGACCTGCCTGCCTCGATCCCTATGTTTGAGTGTAAAG is from Acidobacteriota bacterium and encodes:
- the tig gene encoding trigger factor, which codes for MSPTDTTTKESTTKREIEVEIPAQEVSRQTEILIQKYQKMARLPGFRIGHVPASIIKQRFSEEIKTDVVEALIPRYFRQETERLGMHPVSQPRVTDLHVHDGEPLRFKAAFEVLPDVKAEGYKDLRAEKTEINVTDEDIAQAVADLQERAASFNPIEGRALAEGDFAQVSLDGTPKSEEGQPVHMDEVLVEIGGKNTMPEFTEHLTGANVGDERTFDVKYPDDTQDQRLAGKTLTYTVKVQGVKSKQLPELNEEFVKKLGEFSTIDEVRQRIREQMESERKHQAEHEAKDKLVAELVRRNEFEVPDSLIERQIDIRLERGLRALAAQGLTAEQMKKMDFQRLRVGQREQAIQDLKASLLLEKVADEEKVEVSDEEMDREVEALAQQSKQSPEAVRARLTQDGGLDRIRTRIRNEKTIDLLYRQSA